One Natronomonas moolapensis 8.8.11 genomic region harbors:
- a CDS encoding aldo/keto reductase, with the protein MNYRTLGTSGVEVSEIGFGAWVVGSDWWGDRSDEEAIDMVRYAIDRGITYFDTGDVYGHGDSEELIGRAVEGYRDDVTVATKVGYDFYNNPQAGHGELPKEMNRAYLEDAFEKSLDRLGLDRIDVLQLHNANVEEVDADVLEFLDELKEAGRIDAVGWALGPSIGWLAEGDMAIEEEFDSVQLVWNAFEQEVGNHFLETIDRTGSTTSLIPRVPHSSGLLNEQVRPETELAEGDHRAYRPDEWYETGWEKIETLRFLERDGERTMSQAALQWLLYHDSVATVTPTFRTREDIDEWAAASDVPTLSAEEYERVQGLYAENFGIDGDDGMDALRSSVGGEDIDTAGLDKESAGS; encoded by the coding sequence ATGAACTACCGAACGCTCGGGACGTCCGGCGTCGAGGTCTCCGAAATCGGCTTCGGCGCGTGGGTCGTCGGCAGCGATTGGTGGGGCGACCGAAGCGACGAGGAAGCCATCGATATGGTCCGCTACGCCATCGACCGCGGTATAACCTACTTCGACACCGGCGACGTCTACGGTCACGGCGACTCCGAGGAGCTCATCGGCCGGGCCGTCGAGGGGTACCGCGACGACGTCACCGTCGCGACGAAGGTCGGCTACGATTTCTACAACAACCCCCAGGCGGGCCACGGCGAGTTGCCCAAGGAGATGAACCGGGCGTACCTCGAAGACGCCTTCGAGAAGTCGCTTGACCGCCTCGGTCTCGACCGGATCGACGTCCTGCAGCTTCACAACGCCAACGTCGAGGAGGTCGACGCGGACGTCCTGGAGTTCCTCGACGAACTGAAGGAGGCGGGCCGCATCGACGCCGTCGGCTGGGCGCTCGGCCCCTCGATCGGCTGGCTCGCCGAGGGCGACATGGCCATCGAAGAGGAGTTCGACTCGGTCCAACTCGTCTGGAACGCCTTCGAACAGGAGGTCGGCAACCACTTCCTCGAGACGATCGACCGCACCGGGTCGACGACGAGTCTCATCCCGCGCGTCCCCCACTCCTCGGGGCTTTTGAACGAGCAGGTCCGTCCGGAAACGGAACTCGCCGAGGGCGACCACCGCGCGTACCGCCCCGACGAGTGGTACGAGACCGGCTGGGAGAAGATCGAGACACTTCGCTTTCTGGAACGCGACGGCGAGCGGACGATGTCCCAGGCGGCGCTTCAGTGGCTCCTGTATCACGATTCGGTCGCGACGGTCACCCCCACGTTCCGGACCCGCGAGGACATCGACGAGTGGGCTGCCGCGAGCGACGTCCCCACGCTCTCCGCCGAGGAGTACGAGCGCGTCCAGGGGCTCTACGCGGAGAACTTCGGCATCGACGGCGACGACGGGATGGACGCGCTGCGGTCGTCGGTCGGCGGCGAGGACATAGACACGGCAGGTCTCGACAAGGAGTCGGCCGGTAGCTAG
- a CDS encoding acyltransferase produces the protein MTKRHVSLPADAEDGLGAFIEEVDRRLSGEEDTCAVVEDVLVDLHGDRRAYERWQAGEDVSAAERVRLQGYDPCNATIESEYYAEKDEAAFERSKHLQWLWRQFDATPMADNVEFALRFRRMLAEHLFAECGEGCRFFKSITFTYGHNISVGDNVVIHDDVHLDDRGTLTIGDRVSVSDGVHVYSHDHDIVDQTAVDNYHTILEDDVRVTFDAMVRAGCRVGENAIVGARSVVQSDVPAHHVVVGQPAQSVRIKPGWEDVADPISGDHPDGRGGRQLEYDLPENLEQFDEFGRELNPPADR, from the coding sequence ATGACGAAGCGCCACGTCTCGTTGCCGGCCGACGCCGAGGACGGCCTCGGCGCCTTCATCGAGGAGGTCGACCGCCGGCTCTCGGGCGAGGAGGACACCTGCGCGGTCGTCGAGGACGTCCTCGTCGACCTCCACGGGGACCGGCGAGCGTACGAGCGATGGCAGGCCGGCGAGGACGTCTCCGCGGCCGAACGGGTCCGGCTGCAGGGCTATGACCCCTGTAACGCGACGATCGAGAGCGAGTACTACGCCGAGAAGGACGAGGCCGCCTTCGAGCGCTCGAAGCACCTCCAGTGGCTCTGGCGGCAGTTCGACGCGACGCCGATGGCCGACAACGTCGAGTTCGCGCTCCGGTTCCGGCGGATGCTCGCCGAGCACCTCTTCGCGGAGTGCGGCGAGGGCTGTCGCTTCTTCAAGAGCATCACGTTCACCTACGGCCACAACATCTCCGTCGGCGACAACGTCGTGATCCACGACGACGTCCACCTCGATGACCGCGGGACGCTGACGATCGGCGACCGCGTCTCCGTCTCCGACGGCGTCCACGTTTACAGCCACGACCACGACATCGTCGACCAGACCGCGGTCGACAACTACCACACGATACTCGAGGACGACGTCCGCGTCACGTTCGACGCGATGGTGCGGGCTGGCTGTCGGGTCGGCGAGAACGCGATCGTCGGCGCGCGCAGCGTCGTCCAGTCGGACGTACCCGCCCACCACGTCGTCGTGGGCCAACCCGCACAGAGCGTCCGGATCAAGCCGGGCTGGGAGGACGTCGCAGACCCGATCAGCGGCGACCACCCCGACGGACGTGGCGGCCGACAGCTCGAGTACGACCTCCCCGAGAACCTCGAACAGTTCGACGAGTTCGGGCGCGAGTTGAACCCGCCGGCGGACAGGTAA
- a CDS encoding acyl-CoA dehydrogenase, whose product MDFSYTAEQKQITDMVAEFVDEEIVPVAAEIDKEDEFPADVIDELAELGLMGMPFPEEYGGAGLDYHAYPAALEEISRGSGGLGTIVAAHISLAGNMVYAFGNEEQKQEYLTPMALGEDIGAFALSEAGAGSDVPAMDTTAEKAGDEYVIDGGKLWISNGSVADTVIVFAKTDPEAGNRGISSFVVRPEEDDGFIVEGTEEKLGDKGCPTAELRFENLHVDESRRLGEEGRGFVHALKTLNGGRITIAARSVGIAQAALDEATEYAQQREQFGNPIAEFQAIQHKLADMDTKTRAARLLMHSAADKKMDGENFVKEAAQAKLYASEVSREVANEGIQIHGGYGYTKDFPAERFYRDAKLNEIYEGTSEVLRNTIANELFG is encoded by the coding sequence ATGGATTTCAGTTACACAGCGGAACAAAAACAGATCACCGATATGGTCGCGGAGTTCGTCGACGAGGAGATCGTCCCCGTGGCTGCCGAGATCGACAAAGAAGACGAATTCCCGGCCGACGTCATCGACGAGCTCGCCGAGCTGGGGCTTATGGGGATGCCGTTCCCCGAGGAGTACGGCGGGGCGGGGCTCGATTATCACGCCTACCCGGCGGCGCTCGAGGAGATCTCCCGTGGGTCGGGCGGGCTCGGCACCATCGTCGCCGCCCACATCTCGCTGGCGGGGAACATGGTCTACGCGTTCGGAAACGAAGAACAAAAACAGGAGTACCTCACACCCATGGCGCTGGGCGAGGACATCGGCGCGTTCGCGCTCTCGGAGGCGGGGGCGGGCAGCGACGTCCCGGCGATGGACACCACCGCCGAGAAGGCGGGCGACGAGTACGTCATCGACGGCGGCAAGCTCTGGATCTCGAACGGCTCGGTCGCCGACACCGTGATTGTCTTCGCGAAGACCGACCCCGAGGCCGGCAACAGGGGCATCTCCTCGTTCGTCGTCCGCCCCGAGGAGGACGACGGCTTCATCGTCGAAGGGACCGAGGAGAAACTCGGCGACAAGGGCTGTCCGACCGCCGAGTTGCGCTTCGAGAACCTCCACGTCGACGAGTCGCGCCGCCTCGGCGAGGAGGGTCGCGGCTTCGTCCACGCGCTGAAGACGCTCAACGGCGGCCGAATCACCATCGCGGCCCGCTCGGTCGGAATCGCCCAGGCCGCCCTCGACGAGGCGACCGAGTACGCCCAACAGCGCGAGCAGTTCGGCAATCCCATCGCCGAGTTCCAGGCGATCCAGCACAAACTCGCCGACATGGACACGAAGACCCGCGCCGCCAGGCTGTTGATGCACTCGGCGGCGGACAAGAAGATGGACGGCGAGAACTTCGTCAAGGAGGCCGCCCAGGCCAAACTCTACGCCTCCGAGGTCTCCCGCGAGGTCGCCAACGAGGGAATCCAGATCCACGGCGGCTACGGCTACACGAAGGACTTCCCCGCCGAGCGCTTCTACCGCGACGCCAAGCTCAACGAGATCTACGAGGGCACCAGCGAGGTGCTGCGGAACACGATCGCGAACGAACTGTTCGGGTAA
- a CDS encoding IS6-like element ISNamo8 family transposase, whose product MPENARLNDNLDEIDLEFVEREATPRFLMKLSIQLHLAGLSLSNTVSILELFGVDRARSTVHNWVQKADLQPESGQNPDHVAVDETVIRLNDEQYWLYAAVDPETNELLYTTLEPTTNSVIAHAFFAELREKHDVEHAVFLIDGSHSLKDACRRHSLDFKYEKHGNRNSVERVFREIKRRTTSFSNCFSNAEADTADNWLRSFAFAWNQLI is encoded by the coding sequence ATGCCAGAAAACGCCCGCCTCAACGACAATTTAGACGAGATCGACTTAGAGTTTGTTGAACGAGAAGCGACACCACGATTTCTGATGAAGCTTAGTATTCAGCTCCATCTCGCTGGATTATCACTTTCGAATACTGTTTCTATTCTTGAACTATTTGGTGTCGATCGTGCTCGGTCAACTGTGCATAATTGGGTTCAGAAAGCAGATCTACAGCCTGAGTCTGGTCAAAATCCGGATCACGTCGCCGTTGACGAGACGGTGATCCGGCTCAATGATGAACAATATTGGCTGTACGCGGCTGTCGATCCTGAAACAAACGAATTGCTATACACAACGCTTGAACCAACCACAAACAGCGTAATTGCTCACGCGTTCTTTGCTGAACTCCGCGAGAAACACGACGTAGAACACGCCGTGTTTCTCATCGATGGCTCGCACTCATTGAAGGACGCTTGCCGCCGTCACAGTCTCGATTTTAAATATGAAAAACATGGAAATCGGAATAGCGTCGAACGTGTCTTTCGAGAGATAAAACGTAGAACTACCAGCTTCTCAAACTGCTTCAGCAACGCCGAAGCAGATACCGCCGACAATTGGCTTCGATCATTCGCCTTCGCATGGAATCAGCTTATCTGA
- a CDS encoding ATP-binding protein, with the protein MDQFVNRLDELDRLQALYESDAAELAIIYGRRQIGKSELVRQSIADRDDAVYYQAVQGTATTQLRRFVEAAATTYPDITARKEEWEPLLTYLTDRDAIIVIDEFPYLIESNEGLPSVIQHLWDTAVDESQATLVLTGSAIGMIHTHVLDGGAPLYGRVSRTPDGRLELAQLPFRSIQEFVPTYDPEERVFVYGVFGGTPRYLSPLDPSQNLGENITRLLCDPDCPLHDEPETVLQTELNEVNTYFSVLESMASGNRSRNEIAQRAGIESTNTSYYFDRLDTLQIIEKHHPALADPTRSKRTRYKIQDPVFRFYFRYLYGRGGQYELYGENAYADLIEPELPDFVSETFESLCHQAVPALYSDYQLTQVPRQWWYKRREVDVVAPTDESTLIAGEAKFTSTPLGYDVLSNLEDDVEHIDWTPNRGDEPTYEFALFSRSGFKRSVEEAADERDDLRLFDLSDIVAILESD; encoded by the coding sequence ATGGACCAGTTCGTCAATCGCCTCGATGAACTCGACCGGTTGCAGGCCCTCTACGAGAGTGACGCTGCAGAACTCGCCATTATCTACGGGCGCCGCCAGATCGGCAAGAGCGAACTCGTCCGCCAATCGATCGCCGACCGCGACGATGCTGTGTACTATCAGGCAGTCCAAGGAACAGCGACGACACAGCTCAGGCGATTCGTCGAAGCAGCAGCGACGACCTATCCAGATATCACAGCCCGCAAAGAGGAATGGGAACCGCTCTTGACGTATCTCACCGACAGAGACGCCATCATCGTTATCGACGAATTCCCGTACCTCATCGAATCGAACGAGGGGCTTCCGTCGGTCATTCAACACCTGTGGGACACAGCTGTCGACGAGAGTCAGGCAACGCTCGTACTCACAGGCTCTGCAATCGGTATGATTCATACCCACGTCCTCGATGGCGGTGCGCCACTCTACGGCCGGGTATCTCGGACACCGGATGGCCGTCTCGAACTCGCCCAACTGCCGTTTCGCTCCATCCAAGAGTTCGTGCCGACGTACGATCCCGAAGAACGGGTGTTCGTCTATGGCGTCTTTGGCGGCACCCCCCGATATCTCAGCCCACTCGATCCATCACAGAACCTTGGAGAGAACATCACGCGGCTGCTGTGCGACCCGGATTGCCCGCTCCACGACGAGCCCGAGACCGTGCTTCAGACGGAACTCAACGAGGTAAACACGTATTTCTCCGTACTGGAATCGATGGCCAGCGGGAACCGCAGTCGAAACGAGATCGCTCAGAGAGCTGGCATCGAGAGCACCAACACGTCGTACTACTTCGACCGGCTGGACACGCTCCAGATCATCGAGAAACACCATCCGGCACTCGCCGATCCGACACGCAGCAAGCGGACGCGATACAAGATTCAGGATCCAGTGTTCCGGTTTTACTTCCGTTATCTCTACGGTCGTGGAGGCCAATACGAACTGTACGGCGAGAACGCCTACGCGGATCTCATCGAACCGGAATTACCCGACTTCGTCAGCGAAACATTCGAATCGCTCTGTCACCAGGCGGTGCCGGCGCTTTATTCAGACTATCAGCTCACACAGGTGCCCCGCCAGTGGTGGTACAAGCGCCGGGAGGTAGATGTCGTCGCCCCAACTGATGAGTCAACGCTCATCGCCGGCGAAGCGAAATTCACCAGCACGCCCCTCGGCTATGATGTGCTTTCGAATCTCGAAGACGACGTGGAGCACATCGACTGGACACCCAATAGAGGCGATGAGCCGACATATGAATTCGCCCTGTTCAGTCGTTCTGGCTTCAAACGCTCCGTTGAGGAAGCTGCAGACGAGCGTGATGACCTCCGGCTCTTCGATCTCTCCGATATCGTTGCCATTCTCGAGAGTGACTGA
- a CDS encoding universal stress protein → MGTHGRSGFDRIRHAGSTTERVLRPAAVPVLAVPPAEAGRS, encoded by the coding sequence ATGGGGACGCACGGCAGAAGCGGCTTCGACCGGATCAGACACGCCGGCAGCACGACCGAGCGGGTGCTCCGCCCGGCGGCGGTGCCGGTGTTGGCGGTGCCGCCGGCGGAGGCGGGGCGCTCCTGA